One segment of Hydrogenothermus marinus DNA contains the following:
- the murA gene encoding UDP-N-acetylglucosamine 1-carboxyvinyltransferase: protein MNKIKEKEEILLIEGQRKLEGVLKVSGAKNSALPNMAASILTDDYLYLENVPELLDIETMSSLLSNIGIDVHRNGNSILLKLSKEPNLKASYEFVKKMRASVLVLGPLLARFGNAQVSLPGGCAIGERPIDLHIEALQKMGADITLKEGDIIAKAPNGLKGAKIEFRKKTVTGTENIMMAATLAKGTTIIKNAAKEPEVVDLANLLIKMGADIEGAGTDEIIINGVSYLKGAKHKIIPDRIEAGTFAVLSALTEGKILIENYPFEYLEYVNNILEDIGISVIKVGERNAVIKRRENIKPINIETKEYPYFPTDLQAQFMVLLCFAEGTSIIKENIFENRFMHVPELRRMGADINLDGFGKVATVKGVKSLEGTIVKATDLRASAAMLIAGLVAKGTTIIEDIYHLFRGYEKIEEKLNGIGAKIERKYKKDI, encoded by the coding sequence ATGAATAAAATAAAAGAAAAAGAAGAAATCCTTTTAATAGAAGGACAAAGAAAATTAGAAGGTGTTTTAAAAGTTTCTGGAGCTAAAAATTCAGCTCTTCCAAATATGGCAGCATCAATACTTACAGATGATTATTTATATCTTGAAAATGTACCAGAGCTTTTAGATATAGAAACAATGAGTTCACTTCTTTCTAATATTGGTATAGATGTGCATAGAAATGGTAATTCTATATTATTAAAATTAAGTAAAGAGCCAAATTTAAAAGCAAGTTATGAATTTGTAAAAAAAATGAGAGCATCTGTTCTTGTTCTTGGGCCATTACTTGCAAGATTTGGTAATGCTCAAGTATCACTTCCTGGTGGATGTGCAATTGGAGAAAGACCTATAGATCTTCATATTGAAGCACTTCAAAAAATGGGTGCAGATATAACATTAAAAGAAGGAGATATAATAGCAAAAGCTCCAAATGGTTTAAAAGGAGCAAAAATAGAATTTAGGAAAAAAACAGTTACTGGAACAGAAAATATAATGATGGCAGCTACTTTAGCAAAAGGAACTACAATTATAAAAAATGCAGCAAAAGAGCCTGAAGTAGTAGACCTTGCAAATCTCTTAATAAAAATGGGGGCAGACATTGAAGGAGCAGGAACAGATGAGATAATAATAAATGGAGTGTCCTATTTAAAAGGAGCAAAACATAAAATAATTCCAGATAGAATAGAAGCTGGAACTTTTGCAGTTTTATCTGCTTTAACAGAAGGAAAAATATTAATAGAAAATTATCCTTTTGAATATTTAGAATATGTAAATAATATCTTGGAAGATATAGGAATATCAGTTATAAAAGTTGGAGAAAGAAATGCAGTAATTAAAAGAAGAGAAAATATAAAGCCAATAAATATTGAAACTAAAGAATATCCATATTTTCCTACAGATTTACAAGCTCAATTTATGGTTTTACTCTGTTTTGCAGAAGGAACTTCAATAATAAAAGAAAATATATTTGAAAACAGATTTATGCATGTACCAGAACTTAGAAGAATGGGAGCAGATATAAATCTTGATGGTTTTGGGAAAGTTGCAACAGTTAAAGGAGTTAAAAGTTTAGAAGGAACTATAGTAAAAGCTACAGATTTAAGGGCAAGTGCCGCAATGCTTATAGCAGGATTAGTAGCAAAAGGAACTACAATCATTGAAGATATTTATCATCTTTTTAGAGGATATGAAAAAATAGAAGAAAAACTAAACGGTATTGGAGCAAAAATAGAAAGAAAATATAAGAAAGATATTTAA
- the mutS gene encoding DNA mismatch repair protein MutS, producing MAEKETPMLAQYNKIKAKYPEELLLFRLGDFYELFYEDAHIGARELNIALTKKRVGKDKYIPMCGIPYHSADSYITRLVLKGYKVAICEQLEDASKAKGIVKRDVIRVITPGTFFENEKLKSALMAIDKVKGKYPISYLDLSTGDFIAGILDKDELISFIGKFQPKEILVRPEFDTSEIEEHFKHLFFSKISEELFSNYKELFNYFNIQDYKSFGFTEKEKAVLPVITAIFNYAKATQKSFLPFIKKPKPYREDIYMRIDYHAQKHLEIVSSNEGNISLFNVINKTLTGMGKRKLRYFLLHPLKNKKEIQKRQQAVEELLDNELREEIKKYLKEIFDVERLVSKISSNTLTPRDMISLRTSLDKIQQLKQLSDKFNSEYLKQLFKQIEDFEYLVDKLYRYLEDNPPIHLKEGGLIKKGVDKYLDELKEIREKGDKWIKEFQERERQRTGISSLKVGFNKVMGYYIEITKPNLKFVPPEYKRRQTLSNAERFTTDELQSFEEKILSADEKINALEYEIFMSLRDEVNLLSDKIAKTAQAVGEIDAVVSLAQIAIEKNWIKPEITDDYDLVVEEGQHPVIVNFNPDFVPNSLKMDKNSYFHIITGPNMAGKSTFIRQSAVLIVLSHIGSFIPARYAKIPVVDAIFTRIGSADALAKGLSTFMVEMLEMANIINNATEKSFIVLDEVGRGTSTYDGLSLAWAISEYIAKNIKAKTLFATHYHELTSLENEIPQVKNFYMHIKEEGKEIRFTYKVLEGFTNKSYGIHVAKLAGIKNEIIERAYEILEKFENSEKIKTSEETNILKQPEKRYNEIKEDLEELPIFKQLKVIEEENKYKEIIEYLKNIDIGNITPLQALNILNELKNKIKNDR from the coding sequence ATGGCAGAAAAAGAAACTCCTATGCTTGCTCAATACAATAAAATAAAAGCAAAATATCCTGAAGAACTTCTTTTATTTAGATTAGGAGATTTTTATGAGCTTTTTTATGAAGATGCACATATAGGAGCAAGAGAGTTAAATATAGCCCTTACTAAAAAAAGAGTTGGAAAAGATAAATACATTCCAATGTGCGGAATTCCTTATCATTCTGCAGATAGTTATATTACAAGACTTGTATTAAAAGGATATAAAGTTGCCATTTGTGAACAACTTGAAGACGCATCTAAAGCAAAAGGTATAGTTAAAAGAGATGTAATTAGAGTAATTACACCTGGTACCTTTTTTGAAAATGAAAAACTAAAATCTGCTTTAATGGCAATAGATAAAGTAAAAGGGAAATATCCAATATCTTATTTAGACCTTTCCACAGGAGATTTTATAGCAGGAATTTTAGATAAAGATGAGCTTATATCTTTCATTGGAAAGTTTCAGCCAAAAGAGATTTTAGTTAGACCAGAGTTTGATACATCAGAAATAGAAGAACATTTTAAACATCTATTTTTTTCTAAAATCTCAGAAGAGCTATTTAGTAATTATAAGGAGCTATTTAATTACTTTAATATTCAAGATTATAAATCTTTCGGATTTACAGAAAAAGAAAAAGCAGTATTACCTGTAATAACTGCAATTTTCAATTATGCAAAAGCAACTCAAAAAAGCTTTTTACCCTTTATAAAAAAGCCAAAACCTTATAGAGAAGATATTTATATGAGAATTGATTATCATGCTCAAAAACATTTAGAAATAGTTAGTTCAAATGAAGGAAATATATCTTTATTCAATGTAATAAACAAAACCCTTACAGGAATGGGAAAAAGAAAGCTTAGATATTTTCTTCTTCATCCTTTAAAAAATAAAAAAGAGATACAAAAAAGACAGCAAGCAGTAGAAGAACTCTTAGATAATGAACTTAGAGAAGAGATAAAAAAATATTTAAAAGAGATATTTGACGTAGAAAGACTTGTTTCTAAAATATCTTCTAACACACTTACACCAAGAGATATGATCTCTTTAAGAACTTCCTTAGATAAAATCCAGCAGTTAAAACAGTTATCAGATAAATTTAACTCTGAATATCTAAAACAACTTTTTAAGCAGATAGAAGATTTTGAGTATTTAGTAGATAAGCTATATAGATATTTAGAAGATAATCCACCAATCCATTTAAAAGAAGGAGGATTAATAAAAAAAGGAGTAGATAAATATTTAGATGAACTTAAAGAGATAAGAGAAAAAGGAGATAAATGGATTAAAGAATTCCAAGAAAGAGAAAGACAAAGAACAGGTATTTCAAGCCTAAAAGTAGGTTTTAACAAAGTAATGGGATATTATATAGAAATAACTAAACCAAATCTAAAATTTGTACCACCTGAATATAAAAGAAGACAAACATTATCAAATGCAGAAAGATTTACAACAGATGAACTTCAATCTTTTGAGGAAAAAATATTATCAGCAGATGAAAAAATAAATGCTTTAGAGTATGAAATATTTATGAGTTTAAGAGATGAGGTTAATCTATTATCTGATAAAATTGCAAAAACAGCCCAAGCAGTTGGAGAAATAGATGCTGTAGTAAGTCTTGCACAGATAGCAATAGAGAAAAACTGGATAAAACCAGAAATTACAGATGATTATGATTTAGTGGTAGAAGAAGGGCAACATCCTGTAATTGTAAACTTTAATCCTGATTTTGTTCCAAATAGTTTAAAAATGGATAAAAACTCTTATTTTCATATTATAACTGGTCCAAACATGGCAGGTAAAAGTACATTTATTAGACAGTCTGCAGTATTAATTGTTTTATCTCATATAGGTTCTTTTATACCTGCAAGATATGCAAAAATTCCTGTTGTTGATGCAATATTTACCAGAATAGGTTCAGCAGATGCTTTAGCCAAAGGACTTTCTACATTTATGGTAGAAATGCTTGAAATGGCTAATATTATAAACAATGCCACAGAAAAAAGTTTTATTGTGCTTGATGAGGTAGGAAGAGGAACAAGCACTTATGATGGCCTCTCATTAGCTTGGGCTATTTCTGAGTATATTGCTAAAAATATAAAAGCAAAAACATTATTTGCTACTCATTATCATGAGCTTACTTCATTAGAAAATGAAATTCCACAAGTTAAAAATTTCTATATGCATATAAAGGAAGAAGGAAAAGAAATTAGATTTACATATAAAGTTTTAGAAGGATTTACAAATAAATCTTATGGAATACATGTAGCAAAACTTGCAGGAATAAAAAATGAAATAATAGAAAGGGCTTATGAGATTTTAGAAAAATTTGAAAATAGTGAAAAAATAAAAACAAGCGAAGAAACTAACATATTAAAGCAACCAGAGAAAAGATATAATGAAATTAAAGAAGATTTAGAAGAACTTCCTATTTTTAAACAGCTAAAAGTAATAGAAGAAGAAAATAAATATAAAGAAATAATAGAGTATCTAAAAAATATTGATATAGGAAATATCACACCTTTACAAGCTTTGAATATTTTAAATGAGTTAAAAAACAAAATAAAAAATGATAGATAA
- a CDS encoding segregation/condensation protein A: MFDNKEKNPFDIVLKLVINGEIQPWKVDIVELADKYLAEVKNMYIPDLRQASKVLQAAALLLKMKADALELGKEEEKEKIKRKRIFGIKRFYTIDEIAHVLKKYVSPVIQFKPKRKYTRRKPYKRNSKKIDVPLFHATLEETIEILEKEFLNLEGYTTFSQLDYPNKPQAFVALLFLNFEKKINIYQEEEFGEIYIEKYNEALEKIA, translated from the coding sequence ATGTTTGATAATAAAGAAAAAAATCCATTTGATATAGTTTTAAAGCTTGTAATAAATGGGGAAATTCAACCTTGGAAAGTTGATATAGTTGAACTTGCAGATAAATATTTAGCAGAAGTAAAAAACATGTATATTCCTGATTTAAGGCAAGCTTCAAAAGTATTACAAGCAGCAGCATTACTATTAAAAATGAAAGCAGATGCTTTAGAGCTTGGTAAAGAAGAAGAAAAAGAAAAAATAAAAAGAAAAAGAATTTTTGGAATAAAAAGATTTTATACAATAGATGAGATTGCCCATGTTTTAAAAAAATACGTATCACCTGTTATCCAATTTAAACCAAAAAGAAAATATACCAGAAGAAAACCTTATAAAAGAAATAGCAAAAAAATAGATGTTCCATTATTTCATGCAACCTTAGAAGAAACTATCGAGATTTTAGAAAAAGAGTTTTTAAATTTAGAAGGTTATACTACTTTTTCACAGTTAGATTATCCTAATAAACCTCAAGCTTTTGTAGCACTTTTATTTTTAAATTTTGAAAAAAAGATAAATATTTATCAAGAAGAAGAGTTTGGTGAGATTTATATAGAAAAGTATAACGAAGCATTAGAAAAGATAGCTTAA
- a CDS encoding cation diffusion facilitator family transporter — MQQIQKERWALGSLLLNTFLTLLKFVFALITGSLALMAEAIHSFSDLIVSIISFVSVKVSKIKSKEFPYGLYKIENIAAVIISLFLFFTAYEILKEALFSKEIREVKHVEYAIAVMIITMIFTFVYSRLELKAAEKLHSPTLKADAEHIWADFLSALIVIIGLIGVYLGYNIDKYAAVVVSLFIIHTGWEIFINGIKSLLDVSLSKEEIEKIKKIIYEYPSVMEIKSIRGRSAGSYKFLELELILHNYGIRETHKIVDEIEEKIKKEIPNIESVVIHYEPARQEGLRIAVLTEKDGKIIKDFKTAEKIIIIDVSKDFHLEKSNEIPVNKEEKEIGDILSKLSVDIIISKNHPEDFEVRWKLGKAGSIVWETEEDNFEKAVEEVVKSWKEYNKRG, encoded by the coding sequence ATGCAACAAATCCAAAAAGAGAGATGGGCTCTTGGCTCACTTCTTTTAAATACATTTTTAACTTTACTTAAATTTGTATTTGCTTTAATTACAGGAAGTCTTGCTCTTATGGCAGAGGCTATTCATTCTTTCTCTGATTTAATTGTTTCTATTATTTCTTTTGTAAGTGTTAAAGTTTCTAAAATAAAATCAAAAGAATTTCCTTATGGACTTTATAAGATAGAAAATATTGCTGCAGTAATTATTTCACTTTTTTTATTTTTTACTGCTTATGAAATATTAAAAGAGGCTTTGTTTTCTAAAGAAATAAGAGAAGTAAAGCATGTAGAATATGCTATTGCTGTAATGATTATCACAATGATATTTACATTTGTATATTCTAGGTTAGAACTAAAAGCAGCAGAAAAGTTACATTCTCCTACTTTAAAAGCAGATGCAGAACATATTTGGGCAGATTTTTTATCTGCCCTGATAGTAATAATAGGACTTATAGGTGTATACTTAGGCTATAACATAGACAAATATGCTGCTGTAGTTGTTTCTCTTTTCATTATACATACAGGATGGGAAATATTTATAAATGGCATTAAATCTCTTTTAGATGTATCCTTAAGTAAGGAAGAAATAGAAAAAATAAAAAAAATCATTTATGAATATCCATCTGTGATGGAAATAAAAAGTATTAGAGGTCGCTCTGCAGGAAGTTATAAATTTTTAGAACTTGAACTTATTTTACATAATTATGGAATTAGAGAAACCCATAAAATAGTTGATGAAATAGAAGAAAAAATAAAAAAAGAAATTCCCAATATAGAATCTGTAGTTATTCATTATGAGCCAGCTCGTCAGGAAGGATTAAGAATAGCAGTCTTAACAGAAAAGGATGGGAAAATAATAAAAGATTTTAAAACAGCAGAAAAAATAATTATTATAGATGTTTCAAAAGATTTTCATTTAGAAAAAAGTAATGAGATACCTGTTAATAAAGAAGAAAAAGAAATTGGAGATATTCTTTCAAAATTAAGTGTAGACATTATAATCTCAAAAAATCATCCTGAAGATTTTGAAGTAAGATGGAAACTTGGTAAAGCAGGAAGCATTGTTTGGGAAACAGAAGAAGACAACTTTGAAAAAGCAGTAGAAGAAGTGGTAAAATCTTGGAAAGAATATAATAAAAGGGGATGA
- a CDS encoding prephenate dehydrogenase, whose protein sequence is MEKDFGGFKNILIIGLGLIGGSFAKSLKKEGFKGNIYGYDLSKERVSIAKKENIINDGFSDFKDIPWEKLDLVVLATPVRTFENIAKQIKPYLDKDTVIIDVGSVKGKLVRKLEKIFYPNEFIGAHPIAGTEKEGVENALDDLFKGKKLILTIDKETKNTKKIESLWNDIGAKVEIMDPELHDFVFAAVSHLPHAVAFALVDALIKLSEEKGIDLFLYPGGGFKDFTRIAASSPNVWKDIFLENKENVLHTIDIFSKSLENLKKVIEKENEEEIIKILSESREKRLSLED, encoded by the coding sequence TTGGAAAAAGACTTTGGTGGATTTAAAAATATACTAATTATTGGACTTGGTTTAATAGGTGGTTCTTTTGCAAAAAGCTTAAAAAAAGAAGGTTTTAAAGGAAATATTTATGGTTATGATCTTTCAAAAGAAAGAGTTAGTATAGCTAAAAAAGAGAATATAATAAATGATGGTTTTTCAGATTTTAAAGATATTCCTTGGGAAAAATTAGATTTAGTAGTTCTTGCAACACCAGTTAGAACCTTTGAAAATATAGCAAAGCAGATAAAACCTTATTTAGATAAAGATACAGTAATAATTGATGTTGGAAGTGTAAAAGGAAAACTTGTAAGAAAACTTGAAAAAATCTTTTATCCAAATGAGTTTATTGGGGCTCATCCAATTGCAGGTACAGAAAAAGAAGGTGTTGAAAATGCCTTAGATGATCTTTTTAAAGGAAAAAAATTAATACTTACTATAGATAAAGAAACTAAAAATACAAAAAAAATAGAAAGTTTATGGAATGATATTGGTGCAAAAGTAGAAATTATGGACCCTGAACTTCATGATTTTGTTTTTGCTGCTGTTTCACATCTTCCTCATGCAGTAGCTTTTGCTCTTGTTGATGCATTAATAAAACTATCAGAAGAAAAAGGAATAGATTTATTTTTATATCCTGGTGGTGGTTTTAAAGACTTTACTCGTATTGCTGCAAGTTCACCAAATGTATGGAAAGATATTTTTTTAGAAAATAAAGAAAATGTATTACATACAATTGATATTTTTTCAAAATCTCTTGAAAACTTAAAAAAAGTTATTGAAAAAGAAAATGAAGAGGAAATTATAAAAATTCTTTCTGAAAGTAGAGAGAAAAGATTATCCTTAGAAGATTAA
- the prmC gene encoding peptide chain release factor N(5)-glutamine methyltransferase has translation MNTKEALKKAVDILKKAQIETAVLDAQIILSNILNIPRWKLIIEDINLSKKQEEEFFEKIKKRAERYPVAYIIEEKEFYGLNFKVNEGVLIPRPETEILVEETLKRIKNKKNPIGLEIGIGSGAISISLLKNKPDLRMIATDISDKAIQVAIENAKIHNVLNRLKIIKTDKIRGINEKFDFIVSNPPYIPLKEYENLMPEVKKEPKEALIAKDEGLEFYKEIIKKGKDLLKEDGFFAFEVGYNQAEKVENILQSYGFKAEKIKDLQQIDRVVIGEKQ, from the coding sequence ATGAATACAAAAGAAGCGTTAAAAAAAGCAGTAGATATTTTAAAAAAAGCACAGATAGAAACAGCTGTTTTAGATGCTCAGATAATACTTTCTAATATTTTAAATATTCCAAGATGGAAATTAATTATTGAAGATATAAACCTTTCAAAGAAACAGGAAGAAGAGTTTTTTGAAAAAATAAAAAAAAGAGCAGAAAGGTATCCTGTTGCATATATTATAGAAGAAAAAGAATTTTATGGCCTTAATTTTAAGGTAAATGAAGGGGTTTTAATACCAAGACCTGAAACAGAAATTTTAGTAGAAGAAACATTAAAAAGAATAAAAAACAAAAAAAATCCGATAGGATTAGAAATTGGTATAGGAAGTGGAGCAATTTCTATATCTCTTTTGAAGAATAAACCAGATTTAAGAATGATAGCTACAGATATATCAGATAAAGCTATTCAAGTAGCTATAGAAAATGCTAAAATACATAATGTTTTAAATAGATTGAAAATCATAAAAACAGATAAAATAAGGGGTATAAATGAAAAATTTGATTTTATAGTATCAAATCCACCTTATATTCCTCTAAAAGAATATGAGAATTTAATGCCTGAAGTAAAAAAAGAGCCAAAAGAAGCCTTAATAGCAAAAGATGAAGGTTTAGAGTTTTATAAAGAAATTATAAAAAAAGGAAAAGATTTATTAAAAGAAGATGGATTTTTTGCATTTGAAGTTGGATATAATCAAGCAGAAAAAGTAGAAAATATTCTTCAAAGTTATGGTTTTAAAGCCGAAAAAATAAAAGACCTTCAACAAATAGATAGGGTAGTAATAGGAGAAAAACAATGA
- the carA gene encoding glutamine-hydrolyzing carbamoyl-phosphate synthase small subunit: MEKAILALEDGHFFYGYAFSGLKQKEVGGEVIFNTSMTGYQEIITDPSYKGQIIVFTEPQIGNYGINNEDIESEKIHANAIVVKDISSFYSNWRAEKDLISYLDENNVIGITDIDTRALVRVLREYGVMKGYIAIGDISPAEAVKRARNIPDISNLNLVPEVSTQKPYKWEEGTWDLEKGYKKQKEKKYKVAVLDFGVKRNILRLMADRGLDLTCFPHNTKAEDIIEFNPDGIFLSNGPGDPAILHFQIEQIKKLLKTDIPMFGICLGHQLLSWAIGGKTYKLEYGHHGGNHPVKNLKTGKVEITAQNHNYATDPDSLPNNIEITHINLNDKTIEGMRLKDKPVFSIQYHPESSPGPHDSLYLFDEFVSLIEDCKK; encoded by the coding sequence ATGGAAAAAGCTATTTTAGCTCTTGAAGATGGTCATTTCTTTTATGGTTATGCTTTTTCAGGTTTAAAACAAAAAGAAGTAGGTGGTGAAGTAATATTTAATACGTCTATGACAGGTTATCAAGAGATAATCACAGATCCTTCTTATAAAGGACAGATTATTGTCTTTACAGAGCCACAAATTGGAAATTATGGGATAAATAATGAGGATATAGAATCGGAAAAGATTCATGCAAATGCAATAGTTGTTAAGGATATTTCCTCTTTTTATTCAAACTGGAGAGCAGAAAAAGATTTAATTTCTTATTTAGATGAAAATAATGTAATTGGAATTACAGATATTGATACAAGAGCTTTAGTTAGAGTTTTAAGAGAATATGGAGTTATGAAAGGATATATAGCTATTGGAGATATTTCCCCTGCTGAAGCAGTTAAAAGGGCAAGGAATATTCCAGATATATCTAACCTTAATCTTGTGCCTGAAGTTTCTACACAAAAACCTTATAAATGGGAAGAAGGAACTTGGGATTTAGAAAAAGGTTATAAAAAACAAAAAGAGAAAAAATATAAAGTGGCAGTATTAGATTTTGGTGTTAAAAGAAATATTTTAAGACTTATGGCTGATAGAGGACTTGATTTAACTTGTTTTCCTCATAATACAAAAGCTGAAGATATTATTGAGTTTAATCCTGATGGAATATTCTTATCAAATGGTCCCGGGGATCCTGCAATTCTTCATTTTCAGATTGAGCAGATAAAAAAATTATTAAAAACAGATATTCCTATGTTTGGCATATGTCTTGGCCATCAGCTTTTATCTTGGGCAATTGGGGGTAAAACATATAAATTAGAGTATGGTCATCATGGTGGAAACCATCCTGTTAAAAATTTAAAAACAGGAAAAGTAGAAATTACTGCACAAAATCATAACTATGCAACCGATCCTGATAGTCTTCCAAATAATATAGAAATAACTCATATAAACCTTAATGATAAAACAATTGAAGGAATGAGATTAAAAGATAAACCTGTATTTTCTATACAATACCATCCTGAAAGTTCACCAGGGCCTCATGATTCTTTATACTTATTTGATGAATTTGTAAGTTTAATAGAGGATTGTAAAAAATAA
- the lpxK gene encoding tetraacyldisaccharide 4'-kinase, with translation MIDKIYGFLAYIRRKLYKKNILKQKKLPKPVISIGNLSVGGTGKTPITISISKYLKSKGLNVVVLSRGYKRKTKQTLIVSEEDKGYEIFGDEPYLMFKKGIPVVVSSSRYDAGILALEKLNPDIFILDDGFQHFQLYRDIDILVIDLNKPFWEDKLLPFGRLREPKSFYKYADLFLITKWKNKKEKLKKLKEFNKPYFLTEEKINRLTDFKKVYDFDILKDKKIIAFAGLGNNKYFFETVKNLAKEYNFKIEKFLDFPDHYNYKNFKKEENKIYITTEKDLIKFKDKKNIYALEYQIEIPEDFKKYLDLKLNQILTKK, from the coding sequence ATGATAGATAAAATTTATGGATTTTTAGCATATATAAGAAGAAAGCTTTACAAAAAAAACATATTAAAGCAGAAAAAACTTCCTAAACCTGTGATATCAATAGGAAATTTATCTGTTGGTGGTACAGGTAAAACACCTATTACAATCTCTATTTCTAAATATTTAAAATCAAAAGGATTAAATGTAGTTGTTTTATCAAGAGGATATAAAAGAAAAACAAAACAAACATTAATTGTTTCTGAAGAAGATAAAGGTTATGAGATTTTTGGCGATGAGCCTTATTTAATGTTTAAAAAAGGAATTCCTGTAGTTGTATCTTCTTCAAGATATGATGCAGGAATTTTAGCTTTAGAAAAGCTTAATCCTGATATATTTATTTTAGATGATGGGTTCCAACATTTTCAGCTTTATAGAGATATAGATATTCTGGTAATAGACTTAAATAAACCATTTTGGGAAGATAAACTTTTGCCTTTTGGAAGACTTAGAGAACCAAAAAGCTTTTATAAGTATGCAGATTTATTTTTAATTACAAAATGGAAAAACAAAAAAGAAAAATTAAAAAAATTAAAAGAGTTTAATAAACCTTATTTTTTAACTGAAGAAAAAATAAATAGACTTACAGATTTTAAAAAGGTTTATGATTTTGATATCCTAAAAGATAAAAAAATAATAGCTTTTGCAGGACTTGGAAATAATAAATATTTTTTTGAAACTGTTAAAAACTTAGCTAAAGAATATAATTTTAAGATTGAGAAATTTTTAGATTTTCCAGATCATTACAATTATAAAAATTTTAAAAAAGAAGAAAATAAAATATATATAACAACAGAAAAAGATTTAATAAAATTTAAAGATAAAAAAAATATTTATGCTTTAGAGTATCAGATTGAGATACCTGAAGATTTTAAAAAATATTTAGATTTAAAGCTAAATCAGATTTTAACGAAAAAATAA
- a CDS encoding universal stress protein, giving the protein MINRILVGIDGSKYSKIAEDYGIWLSKKLKKPVVGVHIIDIRLLEGPFIEDLAGALGFTIYSDLTPKVKEFFEERADILLKEFAQKCREKGADCTIAKAFGLVAKELTEMADPEDLIIVGKRGQHPQFEFLLGSTAEAVARKSKCPVLITTDKFSEIKNILLAFDGREKSIHAAQYINSFAKDLGIESIDVITVSDDKVIDTFCKEGQPVEDAVKDILKNYLTDIEFNIHILKGYPEEEIENYIKENQDKYDLAVLGAFGESRIKELILGSTTSYIMQKSPIPLLLVK; this is encoded by the coding sequence ATGATAAATAGAATTTTAGTTGGTATTGATGGCTCTAAGTATTCAAAAATAGCAGAAGATTATGGAATATGGTTATCAAAAAAATTAAAAAAACCTGTTGTTGGAGTTCATATTATAGATATTAGGCTTTTAGAAGGACCATTTATAGAAGACTTAGCAGGGGCTTTAGGGTTTACTATATATTCTGATTTGACCCCTAAGGTGAAAGAATTTTTTGAAGAAAGAGCAGATATTCTTTTAAAAGAATTTGCTCAAAAATGTAGAGAAAAAGGAGCTGACTGTACAATAGCTAAAGCTTTTGGACTTGTTGCAAAAGAATTAACAGAAATGGCAGATCCAGAAGATTTAATAATAGTTGGTAAAAGAGGACAACATCCACAATTTGAGTTTTTATTAGGTTCAACTGCTGAAGCTGTAGCAAGAAAATCAAAATGTCCTGTATTAATTACTACAGATAAATTTTCAGAAATAAAAAATATATTACTTGCTTTTGACGGTAGAGAAAAATCTATCCATGCAGCCCAGTATATAAATAGTTTTGCAAAAGATTTAGGAATAGAAAGTATTGATGTAATTACAGTTTCTGATGATAAAGTTATAGATACTTTTTGTAAAGAAGGACAACCTGTAGAAGATGCTGTAAAAGATATTCTTAAAAATTATTTAACAGATATTGAATTTAATATTCATATATTAAAAGGATATCCAGAAGAGGAAATAGAAAATTATATAAAAGAAAATCAAGATAAATATGACCTTGCTGTTTTAGGTGCATTTGGAGAAAGCAGAATAAAAGAGTTAATTCTTGGAAGTACAACTTCTTATATAATGCAAAAATCTCCAATACCTTTATTACTTGTAAAATAG